The following proteins are encoded in a genomic region of Gouania willdenowi chromosome 6, fGouWil2.1, whole genome shotgun sequence:
- the piwil2 gene encoding piwi-like protein 2 isoform X2, giving the protein MDPKIPPDLSEMGAVPWLGRGRGLQPQELPFGRSRSLTPSTGAPIFGRGRGFSAPSDYLKEQVIPTPLPEPVIGRARGLLASLDHFGVGRARGSLYSAQEPKVGVARGALLPLQRPGPPCETVTPPMAGVKQTEEGSPLVSMFRGMGLEPLTSTQRDAPPVGRQDLGDIEQGAQGGAIEEPESVPPVVAETIESKSPLDKTGAKGVEIQIGSNHVPINCKNPAVYQYHVTFTPSVESMSMRYGMMKDHRSTTGEVVAFDGSILYLPVKLPNVVLVKSVRRTDEQEIEIKIQLTKVLPPNSDLCIPFYNVVLRRVMKILGLTLVGRNHYYPENAIILSKHRLQVWPGYETSIKRTDGGLHLSVVVSHKVLRNDSVLDVMNMLYQRSTENFQDECTKELVGSIVITRYNNRTYRIDAIEWNKSPKDTFTLMDGTKTSFVEYYRKNYGITVKEMDQPLLMHRPKERSKQGGKQIITGEILLVPELSFLTGIPEKMKKDFNSMKDLTMHINVSSAQHATSIMKLLRSINANPESKEELSRWGLEVGTEIMLVKGRTLPKESIFMRSSFISSAEASWSREVVSGTVISSIPLNIWAVFYPRHCAEQVEMLVSVFNKAAGPIGLRLGRPLCVALSNDRTETYVKTIHSHLTCEPKLQLVVCILVGNREDLYSAIKKLCCVKNPIPSQAINVRTISKPQRLKSIAQKILLQINSKLGGELWTVNIPLKSLMVIGVDVHHNSAKSHQSVMGFVASVNGSMTRWYSRVTFQIPTEELISGFGLCFKSALQKYHEVNHNLPDKIVVYRDGVAESQLKMVEQYEIPQLIKSFEAFEDYKPKLTFLVVQKRINTTLYSSTGNTFIPPPPGTVLDHTLTQSKWLDFYLMAHHTTQGCGLPTHYVALYNTANLTPDHLQRLTFKMCHLYWNWPGTIRVPAPCKYAHKLAFLAGQYLHSDPAIQLADKLYFL; this is encoded by the exons ATGGATCCAAAAATCCCTCCAGACCTCAGTGAAATGGGGGCCGTCCCTTGGCTGGGACGTGGAAGGGGACTCCAGCCTCAGGAATTGCCCTTTGGCCGCAGTCGAAGTCTGACTCCATCTACTGGGGCCCCCATTTTTGGGAGAGGCAGAGGTTTCTCTGCTCCTAGTGATTACTTAAAAGAACAAGTCATTCCTACTCCTCTCCCTGAGCCTGTGATTGGAAGAGCGAGAGGTCTGTTGGCGTCACTTGATCATTTTGGCGTTGGACGAGCCAGGGGAAGTTTATATTCAGCACAAGAACCAAAGGTAGGGGTAGCTAGAGGTGCACTGCTTCCTCTACAGAGACCTGGGCCTCCATGTGAGACAGTGACCCCCCCCATGGCTGGAGTCAAACAGACTGAAGAG GGATCACCACTGGTCTCAATGTTCAGAGGAATGGGACTTGAACCACTCACCTCAACGCAAAGAGATGCGCCCCCAGTCG ggagacAAGACCTTGGAGACATTGAACAAGGTGCCCAAGGCGGTGCCATTGAAGAACCAGAGAGCGTTCCACCTGTAGTTGCAGAGACTATAGAGAGCAA AAGTCCACTTGATAAAACAGGAGCAAAAGGAGTTGAAATACAGATTGGATCCAACCATGTTCCAATCAACTGCAAAAACCCTGCTGTTTATCAGTACCATGTGACATTCAC TCCAAGCGTTGAGTCAATGTCGATGCGTTACGGCATGATGAAGGATCATCGCTCAACCACAGGAGAAGTGGTAGCGTTTGACGGCTCCATACTCTACTTGCCTGTAAAACTACCGAAT GTTGTTCTTGTCAAGAGTGTGAGACGGACTGATGAACAGGAAATAGAAATCAAAATCCAGCTGACAAAGGTTTTGCCTCCCAACTCTGATCTCTGCATCCCATTTTACAACGTGGTGCTGAGAAG GGTAATGAAGATTCTTGGTTTGACTTTAGTGGGTCGGAATCATTACTACCCTGAGAACGCCATTATTCTGAGCAAACATCG gcTTCAAGTGTGGCCTGGATACGAGACTAGTATCAAGCGCACAGACGGAGGTCTGCACCTGTCGGTGGTCGTCTCCCACAAAGTGCTGAGAAACGACTCTGTGCTGGATGTCAT GAACATGTTGTACCAACGAAGCACGGAGAACTTCCAAGACGAATGCACCAAAGAACTGGTGGGGTCCATTGTAATCACTCGTTATAATAATCGCACCTACCGCATCGATGCCATTGAGTGGAACAAGTCGCCCAAAGACACGTTTACTTTAATGGATGGCACTAAAACCTCTTTTGTGGAATACTACAG AAAAAACTATGGGATAACAGTGAAAGAGATGGATCAACCGTTGCTCATGCACAGACCAAAGGAGCGATCAAAACAAGGAGGAAAG CAAATTATCACAGGGGAGATCCTTTTAGTGCCCGAGCTTTCCTTCTTGACGGGAATTCCTGAGAAGATGAAAAAGGACTTTAATTCCATGAAA GATTTGACCATGCACATCAATGTGAGCAGTGCGCAACACGCAACATCCATAATGAAGCTTCTCCGAAGCATCAATGCCAATCCAGAGAGTAAAGAGGAGCTGAGCAGATGGGGACTTGAGGTTGGCACTGAAATCATGCTG GTTAAAGGTCGAACTCTACCCAAAGAAAGCATTTTTATGCGCTCCTCATTCATCAGCAGTGCTGAAGCTTCATGGTCCAGAGAAGTTGTGAGTGGGACTGTGATCAGTTCG ATCCCTTTGAACATCTGGGCCGTCTTCTACCCTCGCCACTGTGCAGAACAAGTGGAAATGTTAGTTTCTGTGTTTAACAAGGCTGCTGGACCCATTGGTTTAAGACTGGGGCGCCCTCTTTGTGTGGCCCTGAGCAACGATCGAACTGAGACTTATGTCAAGACCATTCACTCCCATCTGACTTgtgag CCCAAATTGCAGCTTGTCGTGTGCATCTTGGTTGGTAACAGGGAGGATCTCTACAGCGCCATCAAGAAGCTGTGCTGTGTGAAAAACCCCATCCCATCGCAG gCCATCAATGTGCGGACCATTTCTAAACCACAAAGGCTCAAGAGTATCGCTCAAAAGATTCTCCTACAAATAAACAGCAAGCTGGGAGGAGAGTTGTGGACTGTCAACATACCACTG AAAAGCCTGATGGTAATCGGAGTAGATGTCCATCACAACTCCGCCAAATCCCACCAGTCTGTCATGGGCTTTGTTGCCAGTGTGAACGG TTCAATGACCCGCTGGTACTCCAGAGTAACTTTCCAGATACCCACTGAAGAGCTCATCAGTGGTTTCGGGCTTTGCTTCAAATCTGCACTGCAAAAATACCACGAG gTAAATCACAACTTGCCTGACAAGATTGTGGTGTACCGTGACGGTGTGGCAGAAAGCCAACTGAAGATGGTGGAGCAGTACGAGATTCCACAGCTGATCAAGAGCTTTGAGGCCTTTGAAGACTACAAGCCAAAGCTCACTTTCTTAGTTGTCCAAAAGAGAATCAACACCACTCTGTATTCCAGCACAGGCAACACATTTATTCCCCCCCCACCTGGGACAGTCCTGGACCACACCCTCACTCAGAGCAAATG GTTGGACTTTTATTTGATGGCACATCACACCACTCAGGGCTGTGGACTGCCCACGCACTACGTGGCTCTGTACAATACCGCAAACCTGACACCAGACCATCTGCAGAG GTTGACTTTCAAGATGTGCCATTTGTACTGGAACTGGCCCGGAACTATCCGTGTCCCGGCTCCGTGCAAATACGCACACAAGCTGGCCTTCCTGGCTGGTCAGTACCTACACTCCGACCCTGCCATTCAGCTTGCTGACAAGCTTTACTTTCTTTAG
- the piwil2 gene encoding piwi-like protein 2 isoform X1 produces MDPKIPPDLSEMGAVPWLGRGRGLQPQELPFGRSRSLTPSTGAPIFGRGRGFSAPSDYLKEQVIPTPLPEPVIGRARGLLASLDHFGVGRARGSLYSAQEPKVGVARGALLPLQRPGPPCETVTPPMAGVKQTEEVPISTHHQGSPLVSMFRGMGLEPLTSTQRDAPPVGRQDLGDIEQGAQGGAIEEPESVPPVVAETIESKSPLDKTGAKGVEIQIGSNHVPINCKNPAVYQYHVTFTPSVESMSMRYGMMKDHRSTTGEVVAFDGSILYLPVKLPNVVLVKSVRRTDEQEIEIKIQLTKVLPPNSDLCIPFYNVVLRRVMKILGLTLVGRNHYYPENAIILSKHRLQVWPGYETSIKRTDGGLHLSVVVSHKVLRNDSVLDVMNMLYQRSTENFQDECTKELVGSIVITRYNNRTYRIDAIEWNKSPKDTFTLMDGTKTSFVEYYRKNYGITVKEMDQPLLMHRPKERSKQGGKQIITGEILLVPELSFLTGIPEKMKKDFNSMKDLTMHINVSSAQHATSIMKLLRSINANPESKEELSRWGLEVGTEIMLVKGRTLPKESIFMRSSFISSAEASWSREVVSGTVISSIPLNIWAVFYPRHCAEQVEMLVSVFNKAAGPIGLRLGRPLCVALSNDRTETYVKTIHSHLTCEPKLQLVVCILVGNREDLYSAIKKLCCVKNPIPSQAINVRTISKPQRLKSIAQKILLQINSKLGGELWTVNIPLKSLMVIGVDVHHNSAKSHQSVMGFVASVNGSMTRWYSRVTFQIPTEELISGFGLCFKSALQKYHEVNHNLPDKIVVYRDGVAESQLKMVEQYEIPQLIKSFEAFEDYKPKLTFLVVQKRINTTLYSSTGNTFIPPPPGTVLDHTLTQSKWLDFYLMAHHTTQGCGLPTHYVALYNTANLTPDHLQRLTFKMCHLYWNWPGTIRVPAPCKYAHKLAFLAGQYLHSDPAIQLADKLYFL; encoded by the exons ATGGATCCAAAAATCCCTCCAGACCTCAGTGAAATGGGGGCCGTCCCTTGGCTGGGACGTGGAAGGGGACTCCAGCCTCAGGAATTGCCCTTTGGCCGCAGTCGAAGTCTGACTCCATCTACTGGGGCCCCCATTTTTGGGAGAGGCAGAGGTTTCTCTGCTCCTAGTGATTACTTAAAAGAACAAGTCATTCCTACTCCTCTCCCTGAGCCTGTGATTGGAAGAGCGAGAGGTCTGTTGGCGTCACTTGATCATTTTGGCGTTGGACGAGCCAGGGGAAGTTTATATTCAGCACAAGAACCAAAGGTAGGGGTAGCTAGAGGTGCACTGCTTCCTCTACAGAGACCTGGGCCTCCATGTGAGACAGTGACCCCCCCCATGGCTGGAGTCAAACAGACTGAAGAGG TTCCCATATCAACGCACCATCAGGGATCACCACTGGTCTCAATGTTCAGAGGAATGGGACTTGAACCACTCACCTCAACGCAAAGAGATGCGCCCCCAGTCG ggagacAAGACCTTGGAGACATTGAACAAGGTGCCCAAGGCGGTGCCATTGAAGAACCAGAGAGCGTTCCACCTGTAGTTGCAGAGACTATAGAGAGCAA AAGTCCACTTGATAAAACAGGAGCAAAAGGAGTTGAAATACAGATTGGATCCAACCATGTTCCAATCAACTGCAAAAACCCTGCTGTTTATCAGTACCATGTGACATTCAC TCCAAGCGTTGAGTCAATGTCGATGCGTTACGGCATGATGAAGGATCATCGCTCAACCACAGGAGAAGTGGTAGCGTTTGACGGCTCCATACTCTACTTGCCTGTAAAACTACCGAAT GTTGTTCTTGTCAAGAGTGTGAGACGGACTGATGAACAGGAAATAGAAATCAAAATCCAGCTGACAAAGGTTTTGCCTCCCAACTCTGATCTCTGCATCCCATTTTACAACGTGGTGCTGAGAAG GGTAATGAAGATTCTTGGTTTGACTTTAGTGGGTCGGAATCATTACTACCCTGAGAACGCCATTATTCTGAGCAAACATCG gcTTCAAGTGTGGCCTGGATACGAGACTAGTATCAAGCGCACAGACGGAGGTCTGCACCTGTCGGTGGTCGTCTCCCACAAAGTGCTGAGAAACGACTCTGTGCTGGATGTCAT GAACATGTTGTACCAACGAAGCACGGAGAACTTCCAAGACGAATGCACCAAAGAACTGGTGGGGTCCATTGTAATCACTCGTTATAATAATCGCACCTACCGCATCGATGCCATTGAGTGGAACAAGTCGCCCAAAGACACGTTTACTTTAATGGATGGCACTAAAACCTCTTTTGTGGAATACTACAG AAAAAACTATGGGATAACAGTGAAAGAGATGGATCAACCGTTGCTCATGCACAGACCAAAGGAGCGATCAAAACAAGGAGGAAAG CAAATTATCACAGGGGAGATCCTTTTAGTGCCCGAGCTTTCCTTCTTGACGGGAATTCCTGAGAAGATGAAAAAGGACTTTAATTCCATGAAA GATTTGACCATGCACATCAATGTGAGCAGTGCGCAACACGCAACATCCATAATGAAGCTTCTCCGAAGCATCAATGCCAATCCAGAGAGTAAAGAGGAGCTGAGCAGATGGGGACTTGAGGTTGGCACTGAAATCATGCTG GTTAAAGGTCGAACTCTACCCAAAGAAAGCATTTTTATGCGCTCCTCATTCATCAGCAGTGCTGAAGCTTCATGGTCCAGAGAAGTTGTGAGTGGGACTGTGATCAGTTCG ATCCCTTTGAACATCTGGGCCGTCTTCTACCCTCGCCACTGTGCAGAACAAGTGGAAATGTTAGTTTCTGTGTTTAACAAGGCTGCTGGACCCATTGGTTTAAGACTGGGGCGCCCTCTTTGTGTGGCCCTGAGCAACGATCGAACTGAGACTTATGTCAAGACCATTCACTCCCATCTGACTTgtgag CCCAAATTGCAGCTTGTCGTGTGCATCTTGGTTGGTAACAGGGAGGATCTCTACAGCGCCATCAAGAAGCTGTGCTGTGTGAAAAACCCCATCCCATCGCAG gCCATCAATGTGCGGACCATTTCTAAACCACAAAGGCTCAAGAGTATCGCTCAAAAGATTCTCCTACAAATAAACAGCAAGCTGGGAGGAGAGTTGTGGACTGTCAACATACCACTG AAAAGCCTGATGGTAATCGGAGTAGATGTCCATCACAACTCCGCCAAATCCCACCAGTCTGTCATGGGCTTTGTTGCCAGTGTGAACGG TTCAATGACCCGCTGGTACTCCAGAGTAACTTTCCAGATACCCACTGAAGAGCTCATCAGTGGTTTCGGGCTTTGCTTCAAATCTGCACTGCAAAAATACCACGAG gTAAATCACAACTTGCCTGACAAGATTGTGGTGTACCGTGACGGTGTGGCAGAAAGCCAACTGAAGATGGTGGAGCAGTACGAGATTCCACAGCTGATCAAGAGCTTTGAGGCCTTTGAAGACTACAAGCCAAAGCTCACTTTCTTAGTTGTCCAAAAGAGAATCAACACCACTCTGTATTCCAGCACAGGCAACACATTTATTCCCCCCCCACCTGGGACAGTCCTGGACCACACCCTCACTCAGAGCAAATG GTTGGACTTTTATTTGATGGCACATCACACCACTCAGGGCTGTGGACTGCCCACGCACTACGTGGCTCTGTACAATACCGCAAACCTGACACCAGACCATCTGCAGAG GTTGACTTTCAAGATGTGCCATTTGTACTGGAACTGGCCCGGAACTATCCGTGTCCCGGCTCCGTGCAAATACGCACACAAGCTGGCCTTCCTGGCTGGTCAGTACCTACACTCCGACCCTGCCATTCAGCTTGCTGACAAGCTTTACTTTCTTTAG
- the piwil2 gene encoding piwi-like protein 2 isoform X3, with protein sequence MDPKIPPDLSEMGAVPWLGRGRGLQPQELPFGRSRSLTPSTGAPIFGRGRGFSAPSDYLKEQVIPTPLPEPVIGRARGLLASLDHFGVGRARGSLYSAQEPKVGVARGALLPLQRPGPPCETVTPPMAGVKQTEEVPISTHHQGSPLVSMFRGMGLEPLTSTQRDAPPVGRQDLGDIEQGAQGGAIEEPESVPPVVAETIESKSPLDKTGAKGVEIQIGSNHVPINCKNPAVYQYHVTFTPSVESMSMRYGMMKDHRSTTGEVVAFDGSILYLPVKLPNVVLVKSVRRTDEQEIEIKIQLTKVLPPNSDLCIPFYNVVLRRVMKILGLTLVGRNHYYPENAIILSKHRLQVWPGYETSIKRTDGGLHLSVVVSHKVLRNDSVLDVMNMLYQRSTENFQDECTKELVGSIVITRYNNRTYRIDAIEWNKSPKDTFTLMDGTKTSFVEYYRKNYGITVKEMDQPLLMHRPKERSKQGGKQIITGEILLVPELSFLTGIPEKMKKDFNSMKDLTMHINVSSAQHATSIMKLLRSINANPESKEELSRWGLEVGTEIMLVKGRTLPKESIFMRSSFISSAEASWSREVVSGTVISSIPLNIWAVFYPRHCAEQVEMLVSVFNKAAGPIGLRLGRPLCVALSNDRTETYVKTIHSHLTCEPKLQLVVCILVGNREDLYSAIKKLCCVKNPIPSQAINVRTISKPQRLKSIAQKILLQINSKLGGELWTVNIPLKSLMVIGVDVHHNSAKSHQSVMGFVASVNGSMTRWYSRVTFQIPTEELISGFGLCFKSALQKYHEVNHNLPDKIVVYRDGVAESQLKMVEQYEIPQLIKSFEAFEDYKPKLTFLVVQKRINTTLYSSTGNTFIPPPPGTVLDHTLTQSKWLDFYLMAHHTTQGCGLPTHYVALYNTANLTPDHLQRLTFKMCHLYWNWPGTIRVPAPCKYAHKLAFLAVLLHS encoded by the exons ATGGATCCAAAAATCCCTCCAGACCTCAGTGAAATGGGGGCCGTCCCTTGGCTGGGACGTGGAAGGGGACTCCAGCCTCAGGAATTGCCCTTTGGCCGCAGTCGAAGTCTGACTCCATCTACTGGGGCCCCCATTTTTGGGAGAGGCAGAGGTTTCTCTGCTCCTAGTGATTACTTAAAAGAACAAGTCATTCCTACTCCTCTCCCTGAGCCTGTGATTGGAAGAGCGAGAGGTCTGTTGGCGTCACTTGATCATTTTGGCGTTGGACGAGCCAGGGGAAGTTTATATTCAGCACAAGAACCAAAGGTAGGGGTAGCTAGAGGTGCACTGCTTCCTCTACAGAGACCTGGGCCTCCATGTGAGACAGTGACCCCCCCCATGGCTGGAGTCAAACAGACTGAAGAGG TTCCCATATCAACGCACCATCAGGGATCACCACTGGTCTCAATGTTCAGAGGAATGGGACTTGAACCACTCACCTCAACGCAAAGAGATGCGCCCCCAGTCG ggagacAAGACCTTGGAGACATTGAACAAGGTGCCCAAGGCGGTGCCATTGAAGAACCAGAGAGCGTTCCACCTGTAGTTGCAGAGACTATAGAGAGCAA AAGTCCACTTGATAAAACAGGAGCAAAAGGAGTTGAAATACAGATTGGATCCAACCATGTTCCAATCAACTGCAAAAACCCTGCTGTTTATCAGTACCATGTGACATTCAC TCCAAGCGTTGAGTCAATGTCGATGCGTTACGGCATGATGAAGGATCATCGCTCAACCACAGGAGAAGTGGTAGCGTTTGACGGCTCCATACTCTACTTGCCTGTAAAACTACCGAAT GTTGTTCTTGTCAAGAGTGTGAGACGGACTGATGAACAGGAAATAGAAATCAAAATCCAGCTGACAAAGGTTTTGCCTCCCAACTCTGATCTCTGCATCCCATTTTACAACGTGGTGCTGAGAAG GGTAATGAAGATTCTTGGTTTGACTTTAGTGGGTCGGAATCATTACTACCCTGAGAACGCCATTATTCTGAGCAAACATCG gcTTCAAGTGTGGCCTGGATACGAGACTAGTATCAAGCGCACAGACGGAGGTCTGCACCTGTCGGTGGTCGTCTCCCACAAAGTGCTGAGAAACGACTCTGTGCTGGATGTCAT GAACATGTTGTACCAACGAAGCACGGAGAACTTCCAAGACGAATGCACCAAAGAACTGGTGGGGTCCATTGTAATCACTCGTTATAATAATCGCACCTACCGCATCGATGCCATTGAGTGGAACAAGTCGCCCAAAGACACGTTTACTTTAATGGATGGCACTAAAACCTCTTTTGTGGAATACTACAG AAAAAACTATGGGATAACAGTGAAAGAGATGGATCAACCGTTGCTCATGCACAGACCAAAGGAGCGATCAAAACAAGGAGGAAAG CAAATTATCACAGGGGAGATCCTTTTAGTGCCCGAGCTTTCCTTCTTGACGGGAATTCCTGAGAAGATGAAAAAGGACTTTAATTCCATGAAA GATTTGACCATGCACATCAATGTGAGCAGTGCGCAACACGCAACATCCATAATGAAGCTTCTCCGAAGCATCAATGCCAATCCAGAGAGTAAAGAGGAGCTGAGCAGATGGGGACTTGAGGTTGGCACTGAAATCATGCTG GTTAAAGGTCGAACTCTACCCAAAGAAAGCATTTTTATGCGCTCCTCATTCATCAGCAGTGCTGAAGCTTCATGGTCCAGAGAAGTTGTGAGTGGGACTGTGATCAGTTCG ATCCCTTTGAACATCTGGGCCGTCTTCTACCCTCGCCACTGTGCAGAACAAGTGGAAATGTTAGTTTCTGTGTTTAACAAGGCTGCTGGACCCATTGGTTTAAGACTGGGGCGCCCTCTTTGTGTGGCCCTGAGCAACGATCGAACTGAGACTTATGTCAAGACCATTCACTCCCATCTGACTTgtgag CCCAAATTGCAGCTTGTCGTGTGCATCTTGGTTGGTAACAGGGAGGATCTCTACAGCGCCATCAAGAAGCTGTGCTGTGTGAAAAACCCCATCCCATCGCAG gCCATCAATGTGCGGACCATTTCTAAACCACAAAGGCTCAAGAGTATCGCTCAAAAGATTCTCCTACAAATAAACAGCAAGCTGGGAGGAGAGTTGTGGACTGTCAACATACCACTG AAAAGCCTGATGGTAATCGGAGTAGATGTCCATCACAACTCCGCCAAATCCCACCAGTCTGTCATGGGCTTTGTTGCCAGTGTGAACGG TTCAATGACCCGCTGGTACTCCAGAGTAACTTTCCAGATACCCACTGAAGAGCTCATCAGTGGTTTCGGGCTTTGCTTCAAATCTGCACTGCAAAAATACCACGAG gTAAATCACAACTTGCCTGACAAGATTGTGGTGTACCGTGACGGTGTGGCAGAAAGCCAACTGAAGATGGTGGAGCAGTACGAGATTCCACAGCTGATCAAGAGCTTTGAGGCCTTTGAAGACTACAAGCCAAAGCTCACTTTCTTAGTTGTCCAAAAGAGAATCAACACCACTCTGTATTCCAGCACAGGCAACACATTTATTCCCCCCCCACCTGGGACAGTCCTGGACCACACCCTCACTCAGAGCAAATG GTTGGACTTTTATTTGATGGCACATCACACCACTCAGGGCTGTGGACTGCCCACGCACTACGTGGCTCTGTACAATACCGCAAACCTGACACCAGACCATCTGCAGAG GTTGACTTTCAAGATGTGCCATTTGTACTGGAACTGGCCCGGAACTATCCGTGTCCCGGCTCCGTGCAAATACGCACACAAGCTGGCCTTCCTGGCTG